One stretch of Vicia villosa cultivar HV-30 ecotype Madison, WI unplaced genomic scaffold, Vvil1.0 ctg.000067F_1_1_3, whole genome shotgun sequence DNA includes these proteins:
- the LOC131623439 gene encoding mitochondrial distribution and morphology protein 34-like translates to MLGKMVTGVIEAAFNDGYLVNVKVADSDSFLRGVVFLPGQVTPVTAENDVAPHIQMIKRKEFPIPMPMPNPRTNEVHVSLPTLQSIEPQIPAPFPGVHILPTEVHSGVSVPSGISEAEHVNQSNSLKPEMDRDKTVEQNDKLHELDASTQVEESSADPRPASETMNLFPTIENTNSELRNEQQVFPSVNHLNEFVHNEPNSSNIELNLVPVSAEPESMPSEQHNNKSVEVFMENQTLPETDLEKDATKTKPVSIDTMSNVDNISNSNGNTSTGIANIIDMVPNHAVETIQHESVQFEQIGQNHPSDIKLSPEGCNFMEKEKSDPQNCSSLGDVNKVDFDHPIAESLVDAVPSENQIGAGT, encoded by the coding sequence ATGTTAGGGAAGATGGTCACTGGTGTCATTGAAGCAGCTTTCAATGATGGATATCTTGTTAATGTTAAGGTGGCCGATTCTGATTCTTTTCTGAGAGGCGTAGTGTTTCTTCCAGGGCAAGTTACTCCAGTTACCGCAGAAAATGATGTTGCCCCTCATATTCAAATGATCAAAAGAAAAGAGTTTCCAATTCCAATGCCAATGCCAAACCCTCGGACTAATGAAGTACATGTTTCTCTTCCCACATTGCAGTCTATTGAGCCACAAATACCGGCGCCTTTTCCTGGCGTGCACATTCTACCGACCGAGGTTCATTCTGGTGTATCAGTTCCATCAGGCATATCAGAGGCTGAACATGTGAATCAGTCTAACTCTCTCAAACCCGAGATGGACCGTGACAAAActgttgaacaaaatgataaattGCACGAACTGGACGCATCCACACAGGTAGAAGAATCCAGTGCTGATCCACGGCCTGCATCAGAAACCATGAACCTGTTTCCAACAATTGAGAACACTAATAGCGAGCTAAGAAATGAACAGCAAGTATTTCCTTCTGTGAATCATTTGAATGAGTTCGTTCATAACGAACCGAATAGTTCAAATATTGAACTCAACTTGGTTCCTGTATCTGCCGAACCCGAATCCATGCCATCTGAACAGCATAATAATAAATCTGTTGAAGTTTTTATGGAGAATCAGACATTGCCAGAAACAGATTTAGAAAAAGACGCAACAAAGACAAAACCTGTTTCTATTGATACTATGAGCAACGTCGATAACATCTCAAACTCGAATGGAAACACAAGTACTGGTATTGCTAATATTATTGATATGGTACCAAATCATGCAGTTGAAACCATCCAACATGAATCCGTGCAATTTGAGCAGATTGGTCAGAATCATCCTTCTGACATCAAGCTTTCGCCTGAAGGATGTAACTTCATGGAGAAGGAGAAGAGTGATCCTCAAAACTGTAGCTCTCTTGGCGATGTCAATAAGGTTGATTTCGATCATCCTATAGCTGAATCTTTAGTTGATGCAGTGCCTTCTGAAAACCAGATTGGAGCAGGCACTTGA
- the LOC131623440 gene encoding uncharacterized protein LOC131623440: MGNCCKPASSMEWGGEDWESLREFDEASHIDHRRNKKNDILGKLRTSSDSNGKITLKISKSELAELLGALQQNNNSQQPQKQMNKKKEEVGSAEQVLYRLIKARDHEIERNHDLSSHWKPVLETIPEC, translated from the coding sequence ATGGGAAACTGTTGCAAACCAGCATCGTCTATGGAATGGGGTGGAGAGGATTGGGAATCTTTGAGGGAGTTTGACGAAGCTTCTCATATTGATCACCGTCGGAATAAGAAGAATGACATATTAGGAAAGCTTAGAACTTCTTCTGATAGCAATGGGAAAATCACGTTAAAGATTTCAAAGAGCGAGCTAGCTGAACTATTAGGAGCTCTACAACAGAATAATAATAGTCAACAGCCACAGAAGCAGATGAACAAGAAGAAGGAGGAAGTAGGTTCTGCAGAACAAGTTCTTTATCGGTTAATAAAAGCTAGAGATCATGAAATTGAAAGAAATCATGATTTGAGTAGTCACTGGAAACCGGTTTTAGAGACTATTCCTGAATGTTAA